The proteins below are encoded in one region of Fibrella aestuarina BUZ 2:
- a CDS encoding aspartate carbamoyltransferase catalytic subunit has translation MPQLSTRHLLGTKDLTETDIQLILETATQFKDVINRPIKKVPSLRDVTIANVFFENSTRTRLSFELAEKRLSADVINFSASGSSVKKGETLLDTVNNILAMKVDMIVMRHSSPGAPHYLSSRIPANVVNAGDGTHEHPTQALLDSFSMREKLGDLAGKRVAIIGDITHSRVALSNIFCLQKQGAEVMVCGPTTLIPKYMNSLGVRIGHDVREALAWCDVANVLRIQLERQQIKYFPSLREYSLYYGISRQMLDELDRPIVLMHPGPINRGVELTSDAADSPHSIILDQVQNGVAVRMAVLYLLAQER, from the coding sequence ATGCCGCAACTCAGTACGCGCCACCTACTCGGTACTAAAGACCTGACGGAGACCGACATCCAACTGATTCTGGAGACGGCTACTCAGTTTAAGGACGTCATCAACCGACCCATCAAGAAGGTCCCTTCGCTCCGCGACGTGACCATCGCCAACGTTTTTTTCGAGAATTCGACACGTACCCGGCTCTCCTTTGAGCTAGCCGAAAAGCGATTGTCGGCCGACGTCATCAATTTTTCGGCCTCGGGTAGCTCGGTCAAGAAAGGCGAAACCCTGCTCGATACGGTCAACAACATTCTGGCCATGAAGGTCGACATGATTGTGATGCGCCACAGCAGCCCCGGCGCCCCGCATTACCTGTCGAGCCGGATTCCGGCCAACGTCGTTAACGCGGGCGACGGCACCCACGAACACCCCACGCAGGCCCTGCTCGACTCGTTTTCGATGCGCGAAAAGCTGGGCGATCTGGCGGGTAAACGCGTGGCCATCATCGGCGACATTACCCACTCGCGGGTGGCCCTATCCAACATTTTCTGCTTGCAGAAGCAGGGTGCCGAGGTAATGGTTTGCGGCCCTACGACGCTCATTCCCAAATACATGAATTCGCTGGGGGTACGTATCGGGCACGACGTGCGCGAAGCGCTGGCCTGGTGCGACGTGGCCAACGTGCTGCGGATTCAGCTGGAACGGCAGCAGATCAAATACTTCCCCTCGCTGCGGGAATACTCGCTCTATTACGGCATCAGTCGGCAGATGCTCGACGAGCTCGACCGGCCCATCGTGCTGATGCACCCCGGCCCGATCAACCGGGGCGTTGAACTCACCTCCGACGCCGCCGACTCACCCCACAGCATTATCCTCGATCAAGTGCAGAATGGCGTGGCCGTGCGGATGGCGGTGCTGTATTTGCTCGCCCAGGAACGGTGA
- a CDS encoding DUF819 family protein: protein MPTVLLGVLFLIIAAVLTSASSSHPFWRRFYEIVPTTLLCYFLPSLLTTAKLVDQAAVDTLYGVVSRLLLPCSLVLFTLGVDVRAFRRLGGKAVLMFAASAVSIMLGGPLAVWLLAHVAPSLVDGAGPDAVWRGLATLAGTWIGGGANQTALKEVFQPSDALFSAIVTVDVFVANIWLGTLLYGATRSARIDRWLRADASAVDDVRQRVEQQAKALRRIPTATDLVQLLAVGFGCTAAATAIADPLAAYITTHSPLLTRFSLGTSFFWLVGLATALGVGASFTRLRQLEGAGASSVATVLLYLMIATIGLKMNILAIADQPGLLLVGVIWMAFHVLLMIGFSRLIRAPYFLLAVGSQACIGGPATAPIVAAAFHPALAPVGVLMAILGYAVGTYMGYVCGVLMQLASP from the coding sequence ATGCCTACCGTTCTTCTTGGCGTTCTCTTTCTGATCATCGCGGCGGTACTGACGTCGGCCAGTAGTTCCCATCCGTTCTGGCGGCGCTTCTACGAGATAGTCCCCACCACGCTCCTCTGCTATTTCCTGCCTTCACTGCTGACCACGGCCAAACTGGTCGATCAGGCCGCTGTTGATACGCTTTACGGCGTCGTGTCGCGGCTGTTGCTACCCTGTAGCTTGGTGCTCTTCACGCTGGGGGTCGACGTGCGGGCCTTTCGGCGACTAGGGGGCAAGGCCGTGCTGATGTTTGCGGCGTCGGCAGTCAGCATCATGCTGGGTGGGCCGCTGGCGGTGTGGCTGCTGGCGCACGTGGCCCCGTCGCTGGTGGATGGGGCCGGACCCGATGCCGTCTGGCGCGGGCTAGCGACGCTGGCGGGTACCTGGATTGGGGGCGGCGCTAACCAGACGGCGCTCAAAGAAGTGTTTCAACCCAGCGATGCGCTGTTTTCGGCCATTGTCACGGTCGACGTCTTTGTAGCCAACATCTGGCTGGGTACGTTGCTCTATGGCGCCACTCGCTCAGCCCGGATCGACCGCTGGCTCCGGGCCGATGCCTCGGCGGTCGACGATGTCCGGCAGCGCGTCGAGCAACAGGCCAAAGCCCTCCGGCGTATTCCGACGGCCACCGATTTGGTGCAACTGCTGGCGGTTGGTTTTGGGTGTACGGCCGCTGCAACTGCCATTGCCGACCCGCTGGCCGCTTACATCACGACGCACTCGCCCTTGCTGACGCGCTTTAGTCTGGGTACGTCGTTTTTCTGGTTGGTGGGGCTGGCGACGGCGCTGGGCGTGGGGGCGTCCTTCACGCGGCTGCGCCAACTGGAAGGGGCGGGGGCATCGTCGGTGGCAACCGTGCTACTGTACCTGATGATCGCGACGATCGGCTTGAAAATGAACATCCTCGCGATTGCCGATCAGCCGGGGCTACTGCTGGTGGGCGTGATCTGGATGGCCTTCCATGTGCTGCTGATGATTGGCTTCAGCCGACTCATTCGGGCGCCTTACTTCTTGCTGGCGGTGGGGAGTCAGGCCTGTATCGGTGGTCCGGCTACAGCCCCAATCGTGGCGGCGGCTTTTCACCCAGCGCTGGCTCCCGTGGGGGTGCTGATGGCGATTCTGGGGTACGCCGTGGGTACGTACATGGGCTACGTCTGCGGCGTACTCATGCAACTGGCTAGTCCATAG
- a CDS encoding LytR/AlgR family response regulator transcription factor: MRQSVRAFLNRPLSEDFSFRHQARLSAQAAGYVFIFLFLFMGGYRGQYPRWLLLGTLAVSCGLTSLLANVAVPALFPAYYDEERWTVKRHIGHVLLVLLFVALGNQAILGLFGLDAPPFLMMYLIVTAIGFFPVSLGIMLAERRRLKRNLEQAQQLNRQLDQLHNVPTTAAPTTEPTLPRSISLTSESGKDRLNLLPNQLIYVESVGNYVEVHWLNFMFPQKTVLRSTLKDVEAALANQPQFFRCHRAFIVNLRAVRHTTGNARGYQLTMSGSNREIPVSRSYVPAFDARVAGEV, encoded by the coding sequence ATGCGTCAATCGGTACGGGCTTTTTTGAATCGGCCCCTTTCGGAGGATTTCTCGTTCCGCCATCAGGCCCGGTTATCGGCGCAGGCGGCTGGCTACGTATTCATTTTCCTCTTCCTGTTTATGGGCGGCTACAGAGGGCAATATCCCCGTTGGCTGCTACTGGGTACGTTGGCCGTGAGTTGCGGGCTCACCTCGCTGTTGGCCAATGTTGCCGTACCCGCTCTTTTCCCCGCCTATTACGACGAAGAACGCTGGACCGTGAAGCGCCACATCGGGCACGTATTGCTGGTGTTGCTGTTCGTGGCATTGGGTAATCAGGCCATTTTAGGGCTATTCGGGTTGGACGCGCCTCCTTTCCTGATGATGTACCTGATCGTAACCGCCATTGGGTTCTTTCCGGTCAGTCTGGGGATTATGCTAGCCGAACGGCGCCGCCTGAAGCGAAATCTGGAACAGGCGCAGCAGCTTAACCGGCAATTGGATCAGCTCCACAACGTACCCACGACGGCCGCACCAACCACCGAACCAACTCTGCCCCGGTCGATTTCGCTGACGAGCGAATCCGGCAAAGACCGCCTGAACCTGTTGCCCAACCAACTGATCTACGTCGAGTCGGTGGGTAACTATGTGGAGGTGCACTGGTTGAATTTTATGTTTCCGCAGAAAACGGTCTTGCGCAGCACGTTGAAAGACGTCGAGGCCGCCCTGGCCAATCAGCCGCAGTTTTTCCGCTGTCACCGGGCGTTTATCGTTAACCTGCGGGCGGTGCGGCACACCACCGGCAACGCCCGTGGCTACCAACTGACGATGAGCGGCTCAAACCGGGAAATCCCGGTGTCACGTAGTTATGTCCCGGCTTTCGATGCCCGTGTAGCTGGCGAAGTCTGA
- the pgeF gene encoding peptidoglycan editing factor PgeF, with the protein MTTIFVGMLAPSFRTPTLFLDQTQLIAAESTRHQGASLPPYSTNNLGINTDDVPEHVAENRRRWLAQWGHSEASLASSYQVHGTDVFVATEAIRTTGYDALVTNVPGLMVGVTVADCTPILVYDRRNRAVAAIHAGWRGTVGGIVTNALQTMQREYGTEPTDCLAYVGTCIDRANFEVGPEVAAHFAEHRKQLDPATGKALVDLKQANADQLRAFGLTDAQIEVSPYSTILHNTDYFSHRLERGLTGRMLAIIGVR; encoded by the coding sequence ATGACGACTATTTTTGTCGGTATGTTGGCACCTTCCTTCCGTACTCCTACCCTCTTCCTCGATCAAACGCAGCTGATTGCAGCCGAAAGCACCCGGCATCAGGGCGCCAGCCTGCCGCCTTATTCGACGAACAATTTGGGTATCAATACCGACGATGTACCGGAACATGTAGCCGAGAACCGGCGTCGCTGGCTGGCGCAATGGGGGCATTCTGAAGCCTCGCTGGCCTCGTCGTATCAGGTGCACGGCACCGACGTGTTTGTGGCAACGGAGGCCATCCGCACCACCGGCTACGACGCCCTGGTCACCAACGTACCTGGCCTGATGGTGGGCGTCACCGTCGCCGACTGCACGCCCATTCTGGTGTATGACCGGCGTAACCGGGCTGTGGCGGCCATCCACGCGGGCTGGCGCGGCACCGTGGGCGGTATCGTGACCAACGCCCTGCAAACCATGCAGCGCGAATACGGCACAGAGCCTACCGACTGCCTGGCTTACGTAGGTACGTGCATCGATAGGGCCAATTTCGAGGTAGGGCCAGAGGTAGCCGCGCACTTTGCCGAGCATCGGAAGCAACTCGACCCCGCCACCGGCAAAGCCCTGGTTGATCTCAAACAGGCCAACGCCGATCAACTCCGCGCCTTTGGCCTGACCGACGCGCAGATTGAGGTTTCGCCCTATTCAACCATTCTCCATAACACCGACTATTTTTCGCACCGCCTCGAGCGTGGCCTCACCGGCCGGATGCTGGCCATTATCGGCGTGCGCTGA
- a CDS encoding DUF2723 domain-containing protein has protein sequence MLSYKRLNNLTGWVLFGIALITYALTVERTASFWDCGEFIACAYKLQVPHPPGAPFFLLLGRLFSFMSGGDVTKVAYWVNMVSVLSSAGTILFLYWTITLLIQKAMVPSGTLAVAEHINAAEPNYTLADKLLIVGSGAVGALVYTFSDTFWFSAVEAEVYGLSSFFTAIVVWAALRWERIENEAMANRWLLLIAYLTGLSIGVHLLNLVTLPALALLFYYKHYNRLSPRDLLATLLLGVMLMLGLLLLEDVLWRTIYMAVLVGAYIMTLRLAPATRYTKPTLWGVVMSFSIGMAFLGVINAGVIPGLPSSGFAIERFAVNTLGLPFNTGVIAFVILFFGALIYLILWSARKRNVALHTGLLAFAFVLIGYASFIQVLVRSNYNPPINENDPSDALNFISYLKREQYGSRSLTYGPIFTAEPTGQETDKSKLEPVYMKTKTGYEIFDYKPVYTYDKGDQMLFPRVWSTQGRHPQLYRQQLGLAEGQKPSMGDNLKFFFSYQLGHMWARYLMWNFAGRESDVEGAHYLTPFSSSRNLPEQLQNNKGRDNFYMLPLLLALLGIVFQAFRRSGDFLVVLLLFFFTGIALQIFLNSPPEEPRERDYIYVGSFYFFAIWVGFGVMSIADGLKNFVKNAVARNGLVAGLALLVPLMMGFKSWDNHDRSDRYHSVDFAKNLLNSCAPNAILFTGGDNDTFPLWYVQEVEGFRRDVRVCNLSLLGTEWYIQQMKRKTYESDALPISLDMEQFNKGKNDIVLYYANPSVKSGIDLKQYINLIKQNSPAIQVPLTTGEMANTLPSSTLFLSVDKAAVEKANFVPADLRPYVKDTLQWAIGERNLYKPDLIMLDIIATNNWQRPIYFSATLGGESYLNLRDHMQLEGYAYRLMPVSIPGAQDGYVNTDVMYNNMMTKMAWREMNNPKVYYDETYKGSPVISARIAFFRLADQLQREGRTQQAKQALERSLTVIPDKAIPYDQVSATYVRLLLEIGDTKRAAEIADTMSRRADENLTYYEQTGHTVADTNADLYGLQVLAEAYKEAKQPQLAQKYEALLQKHLGIVGQ, from the coding sequence ATGCTTTCCTACAAACGCCTGAACAACCTCACAGGCTGGGTACTCTTCGGCATCGCGCTTATTACGTATGCGCTGACTGTCGAACGAACCGCGAGCTTCTGGGATTGTGGCGAATTTATTGCCTGTGCCTATAAACTTCAGGTGCCGCACCCCCCTGGGGCCCCGTTCTTCCTGCTGCTGGGACGGTTGTTCTCGTTCATGTCGGGTGGCGACGTGACCAAGGTGGCGTACTGGGTAAACATGGTGTCGGTGCTGTCGAGCGCCGGTACGATTCTGTTCCTGTACTGGACCATAACGCTGCTGATTCAGAAGGCCATGGTGCCGTCAGGTACGTTGGCGGTGGCGGAGCACATCAACGCCGCAGAGCCCAACTATACGCTGGCCGACAAGCTGCTGATCGTTGGGTCGGGGGCCGTTGGGGCGCTGGTGTACACCTTCTCCGACACATTCTGGTTCTCGGCCGTCGAAGCCGAGGTATACGGGCTGTCGTCGTTCTTCACGGCCATCGTCGTGTGGGCCGCACTGCGGTGGGAGCGGATCGAAAACGAAGCGATGGCCAACCGCTGGCTGTTGCTCATCGCCTACCTCACCGGCCTGTCGATCGGCGTTCACTTACTGAACCTCGTGACCCTGCCGGCACTGGCACTGCTGTTTTACTACAAGCACTATAACCGTCTGTCGCCGCGCGACTTGCTGGCGACGCTGCTGCTGGGCGTGATGCTCATGCTGGGGCTGCTGCTGCTCGAAGACGTGCTCTGGCGGACGATTTATATGGCTGTGCTGGTGGGTGCCTATATTATGACGCTGCGGCTGGCCCCGGCTACGCGCTACACCAAACCCACGCTCTGGGGCGTCGTCATGTCGTTCAGCATCGGGATGGCGTTTTTGGGCGTCATCAACGCGGGCGTTATTCCGGGCTTGCCGAGCTCGGGTTTTGCCATCGAGCGCTTTGCCGTCAACACGCTGGGCCTGCCCTTCAACACGGGCGTTATTGCCTTCGTGATCCTGTTCTTCGGCGCGCTGATTTACCTCATCCTATGGTCGGCCCGGAAACGCAACGTAGCGCTGCACACGGGGCTGCTGGCCTTCGCCTTCGTACTGATTGGCTACGCGTCGTTTATTCAGGTGCTGGTGCGGTCGAATTATAACCCACCCATCAATGAGAACGACCCCAGCGATGCGCTTAACTTCATTTCCTACCTGAAACGGGAGCAGTATGGCAGCCGGTCGCTGACCTACGGCCCCATCTTTACGGCTGAACCCACGGGGCAGGAAACTGACAAGAGCAAGCTGGAGCCGGTGTACATGAAGACCAAAACGGGCTACGAAATTTTCGACTACAAACCTGTTTATACCTACGACAAAGGCGATCAGATGCTGTTTCCGCGCGTATGGAGCACGCAGGGACGTCACCCGCAACTCTACCGGCAGCAACTGGGCCTGGCCGAAGGGCAGAAACCCTCGATGGGCGATAACCTGAAATTCTTCTTCAGTTATCAGCTTGGCCACATGTGGGCGCGGTACCTGATGTGGAACTTCGCTGGGCGCGAAAGCGACGTGGAAGGTGCCCACTACTTGACGCCCTTCTCGAGCAGCCGCAACCTGCCCGAACAGCTTCAGAACAACAAAGGCCGCGACAATTTCTACATGCTGCCGCTGCTGCTGGCCCTGCTTGGTATCGTATTCCAGGCGTTCCGGCGCAGTGGTGATTTCCTGGTGGTGTTGCTACTCTTTTTCTTCACGGGGATCGCGCTGCAAATCTTCCTGAACTCGCCGCCCGAAGAACCCCGCGAACGGGACTACATCTACGTGGGTTCGTTCTACTTCTTTGCCATCTGGGTTGGCTTCGGCGTCATGTCGATTGCCGATGGGCTGAAGAATTTTGTGAAAAACGCCGTGGCCCGCAATGGGCTGGTGGCTGGCCTGGCCCTGCTGGTACCGCTGATGATGGGCTTCAAGAGCTGGGATAACCACGATCGCTCGGACCGCTATCACTCGGTCGATTTCGCCAAAAACCTGCTCAATTCCTGCGCGCCCAATGCCATCCTGTTTACCGGCGGCGACAATGATACGTTCCCGCTTTGGTATGTGCAGGAGGTAGAAGGCTTCCGGCGCGACGTGCGGGTGTGTAACCTCAGCCTGCTCGGCACGGAGTGGTACATTCAGCAGATGAAGCGCAAGACCTACGAGTCGGACGCCCTGCCCATTTCGCTGGACATGGAGCAGTTCAACAAAGGCAAGAACGACATCGTGCTCTACTACGCCAACCCGTCGGTGAAGAGCGGAATCGACCTGAAGCAGTACATCAACCTCATCAAGCAGAACAGCCCCGCCATTCAGGTGCCGCTGACCACGGGCGAGATGGCCAATACGCTGCCCTCGTCGACGCTCTTCCTGTCGGTGGATAAGGCGGCAGTCGAGAAGGCCAACTTTGTGCCTGCCGACCTGCGCCCCTATGTGAAAGACACCCTGCAATGGGCGATCGGCGAGCGCAACCTGTACAAGCCTGACCTGATCATGCTCGACATCATTGCCACCAACAACTGGCAGCGGCCCATTTACTTCTCGGCAACGCTGGGCGGCGAAAGCTACCTCAACCTGCGCGATCACATGCAACTGGAAGGGTATGCCTACCGCCTGATGCCGGTGTCGATTCCGGGCGCGCAGGATGGCTACGTGAACACCGATGTCATGTACAACAACATGATGACCAAGATGGCGTGGCGCGAGATGAACAACCCGAAGGTGTATTACGACGAAACCTACAAAGGGTCGCCGGTCATTTCGGCCCGGATTGCGTTCTTCCGCCTCGCCGATCAATTGCAGCGCGAGGGACGTACCCAACAGGCCAAGCAGGCCCTCGAACGGAGCCTGACGGTCATTCCCGACAAGGCCATTCCGTATGATCAGGTGTCGGCTACGTATGTGCGGCTGCTGCTCGAAATAGGCGATACCAAACGCGCCGCCGAGATCGCCGATACCATGAGCCGCCGCGCTGATGAGAACCTGACGTATTACGAGCAGACGGGGCATACCGTGGCCGACACGAACGCCGATCTGTATGGGTTGCAAGTGCTGGCCGAGGCTTACAAGGAAGCCAAACAGCCTCAACTGGCCCAGAAGTACGAGGCCCTGCTCCAGAAACACCTGGGTATTGTCGGGCAGTAA
- a CDS encoding 1-acyl-sn-glycerol-3-phosphate acyltransferase, translated as MLGAFLTRLYHALGWALVGPRPNVPKALWVVAPHSTNWDFPLGLWIRHELDIYIGYLAKSSLFTWYAGWLFKALGGTPVYRDKTNNLVDAVADTFNRHSVLHVCITPEGTRSDVSKLKTGFYYMALKANVPLILVGFDWTRKQIVLSEPMYMTGDFQRDMLPFYQFFAQLAPPHKTWLTNWMKTGIIPEPTGGK; from the coding sequence ATGCTCGGTGCGTTTTTAACCCGGCTGTATCATGCGCTGGGCTGGGCGCTTGTGGGGCCACGACCCAACGTACCCAAGGCGTTGTGGGTCGTGGCCCCACACTCTACCAACTGGGACTTTCCGCTGGGCTTATGGATTCGGCACGAGCTGGACATTTACATCGGCTACCTGGCCAAAAGTTCGCTCTTCACCTGGTATGCCGGGTGGCTGTTCAAAGCGTTGGGCGGCACGCCCGTTTACCGCGACAAGACCAATAACCTGGTCGATGCGGTCGCGGATACCTTCAACCGACATTCGGTACTGCACGTCTGCATCACGCCTGAAGGCACCCGCAGCGACGTTAGCAAGCTAAAAACCGGCTTTTATTACATGGCCCTCAAGGCCAACGTTCCCCTCATTCTGGTTGGCTTCGACTGGACACGCAAGCAGATCGTGCTGAGCGAACCGATGTACATGACCGGCGATTTTCAGCGCGATATGCTGCCTTTCTACCAGTTTTTTGCCCAATTGGCCCCGCCCCACAAAACATGGCTCACCAACTGGATGAAAACGGGCATTATTCCTGAGCCGACAGGAGGGAAATAG
- a CDS encoding glycoside hydrolase family 43 protein — translation MNAPKLLTFLLTTLCLSTSMAQTAPGTTSAKLTTYTNPLPVQFGDPYVLHTRGTYYMYGTGGGAQRGFAAYSSTDMVHWKSEGQVYFHDNKNGWSDPKAKWDGAYWAPEVYEVKGKFYLFYSAQWRENPTHEVENFRIGVAVADKPTGPFVDLTNKPLFDPGYPIIDANVFMDSNGKAYLYYSRCCYKHPVDSEVARLARQKGWFDEIEESWVYGVELKPDFSGVIGQPVLLLRPPVTLKDKQASWESRSVTAREVNRRWTEGSVTFKKGNRYYMMYSANHFGGQYYAIGYATATSPLGPYTKAANNPILEKNSDKGGSVTGTGHNSITYSPDGKEMFCVYHGRTAKTGDERVVFIDRMTVKDGQITIAGPTTSPQKLPSGAAVTGKAR, via the coding sequence ATGAACGCTCCCAAACTCCTGACTTTTCTGCTGACTACCCTGTGTTTGTCGACCTCGATGGCCCAAACGGCGCCGGGCACAACGTCGGCTAAACTAACAACCTACACCAATCCTTTGCCGGTGCAATTCGGTGATCCGTACGTTCTGCACACCCGGGGCACCTATTACATGTATGGCACGGGCGGGGGCGCCCAGCGGGGGTTTGCCGCGTATTCGTCGACCGATATGGTGCACTGGAAGTCGGAAGGTCAGGTGTATTTCCACGATAACAAAAATGGCTGGAGCGACCCCAAGGCCAAATGGGACGGCGCGTACTGGGCCCCGGAGGTGTATGAAGTGAAGGGGAAGTTTTACCTCTTCTACAGTGCCCAATGGCGGGAGAACCCCACCCATGAAGTGGAAAATTTCCGCATTGGCGTGGCCGTCGCCGACAAGCCGACCGGCCCGTTTGTCGACCTGACCAACAAACCGCTGTTTGATCCCGGCTATCCCATCATCGATGCCAATGTGTTCATGGACAGCAACGGCAAAGCGTACCTGTATTATTCGCGCTGTTGTTATAAACATCCCGTCGACAGCGAAGTCGCCCGGTTGGCCCGCCAGAAAGGCTGGTTCGACGAAATCGAGGAAAGCTGGGTGTACGGCGTTGAGCTCAAACCCGATTTTTCGGGCGTCATTGGCCAGCCGGTGCTGTTGCTGCGCCCACCCGTTACGCTCAAGGATAAGCAGGCGAGTTGGGAAAGCCGGTCGGTGACGGCCCGCGAAGTAAACCGGCGCTGGACGGAGGGCTCCGTAACCTTCAAAAAGGGCAACCGCTACTACATGATGTACTCCGCCAATCATTTTGGCGGCCAATACTATGCCATCGGGTACGCCACCGCCACCTCGCCCCTGGGTCCTTATACCAAAGCGGCCAACAACCCCATCCTGGAAAAAAACAGTGACAAAGGCGGCTCGGTAACCGGCACGGGCCACAACAGCATTACCTATTCGCCAGACGGCAAAGAGATGTTTTGCGTTTACCACGGCCGGACCGCCAAAACGGGTGACGAGCGGGTCGTTTTCATCGACCGCATGACGGTAAAAGACGGGCAAATTACGATTGCGGGCCCAACCACCTCGCCCCAAAAGCTGCCCTCGGGCGCAGCGGTTACCGGAAAGGCGCGTTAA
- a CDS encoding Lrp/AsnC ligand binding domain-containing protein — protein sequence MEKAAKNFEIDNVDLKILSLLMQDATMAYTEIGKRIFVSGGTVHVRMKKMEEMGIVKGSQLIIDHTKLGWDISAFLGIYLDKSSLYAEVALELMKIPEVVNIHYTTGIYSIFAKIVCRDTLHLREVLHDKIQKVQGIQRTETFISLEESVNRPVPFTEGQEMSDE from the coding sequence ATGGAAAAAGCGGCCAAAAATTTTGAAATTGACAATGTCGACCTAAAAATCCTCAGTTTATTGATGCAGGACGCCACCATGGCCTATACAGAAATCGGTAAACGCATTTTCGTGTCGGGCGGTACGGTGCACGTCCGGATGAAGAAAATGGAGGAAATGGGCATCGTCAAAGGCTCGCAACTCATCATCGACCATACCAAGCTGGGCTGGGATATCAGCGCCTTTCTGGGCATTTACCTCGACAAAAGCTCCCTCTACGCCGAGGTGGCCCTCGAACTGATGAAGATCCCGGAGGTGGTCAATATCCATTACACCACCGGCATCTACAGTATTTTTGCCAAGATCGTGTGCCGCGACACATTGCACCTGCGCGAAGTGCTGCACGACAAGATTCAGAAAGTGCAGGGCATTCAGCGCACCGAAACCTTTATTTCCCTCGAAGAAAGCGTGAATCGACCCGTGCCGTTCACCGAAGGGCAGGAAATGAGCGACGAATAA
- a CDS encoding alpha-amylase family glycosyl hydrolase, whose product MNPLTHIPVGGTGVHYEIFVRAFCDSNRDGIGDLNGVTSKLDYLQDLGIKAIWLMPINTSGTYHKYDVTDYYGIDPEYGTLADFRRLIDEAHQRGIAVLMDLVIHHTSLQHHWFQEACKGPDNPYRQFYKWLTPAEIKRQNLATRDITADSDERNPWHYPPTADKAARRNRERPTADTEQYYGMFWSGMPDLNFDHQPMREEIYKIARYWLSEVGVDGFRLDAARHLYREAEEPKNHQFWEEFGQVVQQAKPGAHLVGEVWTRPARVAPYFRGLQANFNFDLALELIDVIRRGDDRGDVIAFLHDVQSAYGSVNPEFIDGLILSNHDQNRIGSMLGGDLNKLNVAANLLLTLPGNPYLYYGEELGMLGMKPDEFIREPFLWNIGKHDPDRARWLALAPFGRGARYSTSRTVRPLAQQQTDPDSLFNHYKRLIAFRNSHAVLNDNRSRLSFTGIRQKGIVAFGRTNDAGEVWTVHNVSGTSVEVMLPPESNVPDQLVFATKPAGTSLTDGTLTLPAHSMTVLS is encoded by the coding sequence ATGAATCCTCTTACGCATATCCCCGTCGGCGGCACCGGCGTGCATTACGAAATCTTCGTCCGCGCCTTCTGCGACAGCAACCGCGACGGCATCGGTGACCTCAACGGCGTTACCAGCAAACTCGATTATTTGCAGGACCTGGGTATCAAAGCCATCTGGCTGATGCCTATCAATACCTCGGGCACGTATCACAAATACGATGTTACCGACTACTACGGCATCGACCCGGAATACGGCACGCTCGCCGATTTTCGGCGGCTCATCGACGAAGCGCACCAGCGGGGAATTGCCGTGCTGATGGACCTGGTCATTCACCACACGAGCCTGCAACACCACTGGTTTCAGGAAGCCTGCAAAGGACCGGACAACCCCTATCGGCAATTCTACAAATGGCTTACGCCCGCCGAAATCAAGCGGCAGAACCTCGCCACGCGCGACATCACCGCCGATTCCGACGAACGTAACCCCTGGCATTATCCGCCGACTGCCGACAAGGCAGCCCGCCGCAACCGGGAACGCCCGACCGCCGACACCGAGCAGTATTACGGCATGTTCTGGAGCGGTATGCCCGACCTGAACTTCGATCATCAGCCCATGCGCGAGGAGATATACAAAATCGCCCGCTATTGGCTGTCCGAAGTCGGGGTGGATGGCTTCCGGCTCGACGCCGCCCGCCACCTGTACCGCGAAGCCGAAGAGCCCAAAAATCACCAGTTCTGGGAAGAGTTCGGGCAGGTGGTACAGCAGGCCAAGCCCGGCGCGCACCTGGTGGGCGAGGTCTGGACCCGCCCCGCCCGCGTGGCCCCCTACTTTCGGGGTTTGCAGGCCAATTTCAACTTCGATCTGGCGCTCGAACTGATCGACGTGATCCGGCGGGGCGACGACCGGGGCGACGTCATTGCCTTTCTGCACGACGTACAGTCGGCTTATGGCTCGGTGAATCCGGAGTTTATCGACGGGCTAATTCTCTCGAACCACGATCAGAACCGTATCGGCAGCATGCTGGGCGGCGATCTGAACAAATTGAACGTGGCGGCCAACCTGCTGCTGACCCTTCCCGGTAATCCCTACCTCTACTACGGTGAAGAACTGGGTATGCTCGGCATGAAACCCGACGAGTTCATCCGAGAGCCGTTCCTTTGGAACATCGGCAAACACGACCCTGACCGCGCCCGCTGGCTGGCGCTTGCTCCGTTTGGGCGGGGTGCCCGTTACTCCACCAGCCGTACCGTTCGGCCACTGGCGCAGCAGCAAACCGACCCCGACTCGCTGTTCAACCATTACAAACGGCTGATCGCCTTTCGCAACAGCCACGCCGTGCTGAACGACAACCGCAGCCGCCTCTCGTTTACGGGCATTCGCCAGAAAGGTATCGTGGCGTTCGGGCGCACCAACGACGCCGGCGAAGTCTGGACCGTACATAACGTGTCGGGTACGTCGGTCGAGGTGATGCTGCCCCCCGAAAGCAACGTACCTGACCAGCTCGTTTTTGCTACGAAACCAGCCGGAACGTCCCTGACCGATGGCACGCTGACGCTGCCTGCCCACTCGATGACGGTTTTATCGTAA